One stretch of Candidatus Nomurabacteria bacterium DNA includes these proteins:
- a CDS encoding response regulator transcription factor — protein MSQILLVEDDAVLSDVLTQYLHKYEYEVDRASDGEIAWKKMVDISYDLILLDIGLPKIDGFQILKNFRVENNTTPIIIITSYAADTYELESYKHGSNLFHRKPINPRLLLHQIRSTLEYRSTERYCVGGYTLVPEERMIYHENRRKSAHLTKSELKVIEILFSKGLVPVNKSYLSDQLNKDEILKDPTNIESTISRLRKKLRDVFRSSDLIQTVHSKGYRLNPKLFSNQSS, from the coding sequence ATGAGCCAGATACTACTTGTTGAAGATGATGCTGTTCTGTCAGATGTCTTGACACAATACCTACACAAATATGAATACGAAGTCGATCGTGCATCGGATGGTGAAATTGCTTGGAAGAAGATGGTCGATATATCATATGATCTGATCCTGCTTGATATAGGATTACCTAAGATCGATGGGTTTCAGATCCTTAAGAATTTCAGGGTTGAGAATAATACAACTCCTATAATAATTATCACAAGTTATGCAGCAGATACATATGAACTTGAGAGCTACAAACACGGTTCTAACCTGTTCCACAGAAAGCCGATAAATCCAAGACTACTCCTACATCAGATACGCTCTACATTAGAGTATAGGTCAACTGAACGTTACTGCGTCGGAGGGTATACACTGGTTCCAGAAGAAAGAATGATCTACCACGAAAACAGAAGGAAGTCGGCTCATCTCACAAAAAGCGAACTTAAGGTCATCGAGATCCTGTTTAGTAAGGGTCTTGTACCTGTAAACAAATCCTATTTATCCGATCAGTTAAATAAAGATGAAATATTAAAGGATCCGACTAACATTGAATCTACAATCTCTCGTTTACGAAAAAAGTTGAGAGATGTATTTAGATCTTCTGATCTCATACAGACAGTCCATTCAAAAGGCTACAGGTTAAACCCAAAACTATTCAGCAATCAAAGTTCCTAA
- a CDS encoding L,D-transpeptidase, with product MAIYSLMVSMMFSEFTSSSRFSNTATKSLGEGYISSVNGYETPEFLGLTTEQTVSFNSKDIALDPGVTSTINLRYEGEIISIDDGLINIMIGNKDTPLEALNYLRSVGVEGVKDIITPLFNELGHDALLEQANVEGIKQEEFASYKYYANDYGPDITSVANEIYVNLLGRLAANTGNLDFISVKSKYHPGTNGKFTNKKYLELDHSAQVIYAWEDGELYRSWYASGFYDEYAVFGVFDLKNKSKNAWSPIAEKWMPYWMAFYYDGKQQAWFGLHELVYWYDDEGNYIEESSDSIGNKKSGGCVRLDRGEMKELYDWAEVGMYFLIHE from the coding sequence GTGGCAATATATTCGTTGATGGTCTCAATGATGTTCAGCGAATTCACCTCCTCTTCAAGATTTTCCAATACAGCAACAAAAAGCTTGGGGGAGGGATATATTTCATCTGTCAATGGGTATGAAACACCCGAATTCCTCGGTTTAACAACTGAACAAACAGTTTCTTTTAACTCAAAAGATATCGCTTTGGATCCGGGCGTTACATCAACGATTAACCTTCGTTATGAAGGAGAGATCATCTCAATAGATGATGGTTTGATAAATATCATGATAGGGAATAAGGATACTCCCCTAGAGGCCTTGAATTATCTACGATCTGTAGGCGTTGAGGGTGTGAAGGATATTATTACACCGTTATTTAATGAACTTGGGCATGATGCATTATTAGAACAAGCAAATGTCGAGGGGATAAAACAGGAGGAATTCGCAAGCTATAAGTATTATGCGAATGACTACGGACCCGACATAACCTCAGTAGCAAATGAAATATATGTAAATCTATTGGGGAGGTTAGCAGCAAATACAGGTAATCTTGATTTCATATCAGTTAAATCAAAGTATCATCCGGGAACAAATGGGAAATTCACCAACAAGAAATATCTTGAATTAGATCATTCGGCCCAAGTGATCTATGCATGGGAGGATGGTGAATTGTATAGATCTTGGTACGCCTCAGGATTCTATGATGAATACGCAGTTTTTGGAGTTTTTGATCTGAAGAACAAATCAAAGAATGCATGGTCGCCAATCGCAGAGAAGTGGATGCCGTATTGGATGGCGTTCTACTACGATGGAAAGCAACAGGCATGGTTTGGCTTACACGAATTAGTTTACTGGTATGATGATGAAGGAAATTACATAGAAGAAAGTAGTGATAGTATAGGTAATAAGAAAAGTGGCGGATGTGTACGATTGGATAGGGGGGAGATGAAGGAATTATATGATTGGGCAGAGGTTGGGATGTATTTCTTGATCCATGAATAG